A DNA window from Hydrogenophaga taeniospiralis contains the following coding sequences:
- a CDS encoding zinc ribbon domain-containing protein YjdM has product MPHTAPACPQCGLENTYTDGENFVCPDCAFEWPVAEAAASDDEAGGGVVKDANGNPLADGDSVILIKDLKVKGSSSVLKKGSKIKGIRLVDGADGHNVDCKTELGSMLLKSEFLKKA; this is encoded by the coding sequence ATGCCCCACACCGCCCCCGCCTGCCCGCAATGCGGCCTTGAAAACACCTACACCGACGGCGAGAACTTCGTCTGCCCCGACTGCGCCTTTGAATGGCCGGTGGCCGAGGCCGCCGCCAGCGACGACGAGGCCGGTGGCGGCGTGGTGAAAGACGCCAACGGCAACCCGCTGGCCGATGGCGACTCGGTGATCCTGATCAAGGACCTGAAAGTCAAGGGCTCGTCGAGCGTGCTCAAGAAAGGCAGCAAGATCAAGGGCATCCGCCTGGTGGATGGCGCCGACGGCCACAACGTGGACTGCAAGACCGAACTGGGCAGCATGCTGCTGAAGTCGGAGTTCCTGAAGAAGGCCTGA
- a CDS encoding PolC-type DNA polymerase III produces the protein MSRIAVIDFETTGISPGMGDRATEVAIVLTERGRVVDRFQSLMNAGVRIPSFITQLTGITNAMVASAPPAERVMAEAARFVGEVPMVAHNASFDRRYWVAELARAGLPARQPFACTVLLSRRLYPEAPSHKLGTLVDHFQLPRTGQAHRALADAEMAHELLGRIQHDLRARHGVAEPDHAFLMALQACTRAALPKFFRARAT, from the coding sequence ATGTCCCGCATCGCCGTCATCGACTTCGAGACCACCGGCATCTCGCCCGGCATGGGCGACCGCGCCACCGAGGTGGCCATCGTGCTCACCGAGCGCGGCCGGGTGGTGGACCGGTTCCAGAGCCTGATGAACGCGGGCGTGCGCATTCCGTCCTTCATCACCCAGCTCACCGGCATCACCAACGCCATGGTGGCCAGCGCGCCGCCGGCCGAGCGTGTGATGGCCGAGGCGGCGCGGTTCGTCGGCGAAGTGCCCATGGTGGCGCACAACGCCTCGTTCGACCGCCGCTACTGGGTGGCCGAGCTCGCGCGCGCCGGGCTGCCCGCGCGCCAGCCCTTTGCCTGCACGGTGCTGCTCTCGCGCCGGCTCTACCCCGAGGCGCCGAGCCACAAGCTGGGCACGCTGGTGGACCATTTCCAGCTGCCGCGCACCGGACAGGCACACCGCGCCCTGGCCGACGCCGAAATGGCCCACGAACTGCTGGGCCGCATCCAGCACGATCTGCGCGCGCGCCACGGCGTGGCCGAGCCCGACCACGCGTTCCTGATGGCGCTGCAGGCCTGCACGCGCGCGGCCTTGCCGAAGTTTTTTCGGGCGCGTGCAACCTGA
- a CDS encoding C40 family peptidase → MRLVLPCLALTATLLIAGCGSAPPTRGPVYRSLSDEQSSDIAIHALGLVGTPYRYGGNTPEGGFDCSGLIGYVYKSRAGVAPPRTVAQLSGFGQPVDADELRTGDLVIFGSGRPFHAGIYVGEDRFVHAPSTGGTVRLDHLNSRYWARQSTAFRRP, encoded by the coding sequence ATGCGCCTCGTCCTGCCCTGCCTCGCCCTGACCGCCACCTTGTTGATCGCCGGCTGCGGCAGCGCGCCGCCGACCCGCGGGCCGGTCTACCGCTCGCTCTCGGACGAGCAGTCGAGCGACATCGCCATCCACGCGCTGGGCCTGGTGGGCACGCCCTACCGCTACGGCGGCAACACGCCGGAGGGCGGCTTCGACTGCAGCGGCCTGATCGGCTATGTGTACAAGAGCCGCGCCGGCGTCGCCCCGCCGCGCACGGTGGCCCAGCTGTCGGGCTTCGGCCAGCCGGTGGACGCGGATGAGCTGCGCACCGGCGACCTGGTGATCTTTGGCAGCGGCCGGCCGTTCCACGCCGGCATCTACGTGGGCGAGGACCGCTTCGTGCACGCGCCGTCCACCGGCGGTACGGTGCGGCTGGACCACCTGAACAGCCGCTACTGGGCGCGCCAGAGCACCGCCTTCCGCCGCCCCTGA
- a CDS encoding 3-deoxy-7-phosphoheptulonate synthase, which translates to MTHAHRTSAPLSTHDTTRIDDLRIGAVRPLITPALLQEWLPTPPEALALVERSRSALSRVLHGQDGRLIVVVGPCSIHDHDQALAYARLLKAQADALADDLLVVMRVYFEKPRTTVGWKGYINDPHLDGSFAINEGLELARQLLLDVLAIGLPVGTEFLDLLSPQFISDLVSWGAIGARTTESQSHRQLASGLSCPVGFKNGTDGGIKVASDAIQAAQASHAFMGMTKMGQAAIFETRGNADCHVILRGGKAPNYSAADVDAACALLKAAGLREQVMTDVSHANSSKQHRKQIEVAADVARQIAAGDARITGVMIESHLHEGRQDIVPGQPLQHGVSVTDACISFEQTVPVLQGLAEAVRARRALHQGS; encoded by the coding sequence ATGACCCACGCCCACCGCACCTCCGCCCCGCTGTCCACCCACGACACCACCCGCATCGACGACCTGCGCATCGGCGCGGTGCGCCCGCTCATCACGCCCGCGCTGCTGCAAGAGTGGCTGCCCACGCCGCCCGAGGCGCTGGCGCTGGTGGAGCGCAGCCGCTCCGCGCTCTCGCGCGTGCTGCACGGGCAGGACGGCCGGCTCATCGTGGTGGTGGGGCCGTGCTCCATCCACGACCACGACCAGGCGCTGGCCTATGCGCGCCTGCTCAAGGCCCAGGCCGACGCGCTGGCCGACGACCTGCTGGTGGTCATGCGGGTGTATTTCGAGAAGCCGCGCACCACCGTGGGCTGGAAAGGCTACATCAACGACCCGCACCTGGACGGCAGCTTCGCCATCAACGAAGGGCTGGAGCTGGCGCGCCAGCTGCTGCTGGACGTGCTGGCCATCGGTCTGCCCGTGGGCACCGAGTTCCTCGATCTGCTCTCGCCGCAGTTCATCTCCGATCTGGTGAGCTGGGGCGCCATCGGCGCGCGCACCACCGAAAGCCAGAGCCACCGCCAGCTCGCCAGCGGCCTGTCGTGTCCGGTGGGTTTCAAGAACGGCACCGACGGCGGCATCAAGGTGGCGAGCGACGCCATCCAGGCGGCGCAGGCATCACACGCCTTCATGGGCATGACCAAGATGGGCCAGGCGGCGATCTTCGAGACGCGCGGCAACGCCGACTGCCACGTGATCCTGCGCGGTGGCAAGGCGCCCAACTACAGCGCGGCCGACGTGGACGCCGCCTGCGCCCTGCTCAAGGCCGCCGGCCTGCGCGAGCAGGTGATGACCGACGTGTCGCACGCCAACAGCAGCAAGCAACACCGCAAGCAGATCGAGGTGGCGGCCGACGTGGCGCGGCAGATCGCGGCTGGCGACGCGCGCATCACCGGCGTGATGATCGAGAGCCACCTGCACGAAGGCCGGCAGGACATCGTGCCCGGCCAGCCGCTGCAGCACGGCGTGAGCGTGACCGACGCCTGCATCAGCTTCGAGCAGACCGTGCCGGTGCTGCAGGGCCTGGCCGAAGCGGTACGGGCGCGGCGGGCGCTGCACCAGGGCTCATGA
- a CDS encoding SDR family NAD(P)-dependent oxidoreductase, translated as MSQFDLKGRKALVTGGARGLGAGMAQALAEAGAAVMIGDVLEAQGRETARAIQATGAQAAFIHLDVSDEAHWLAAVSATHAAFGGFDILVNNAGVEVTALVSEIDPDALRRMLDVNIVGTALGMKHAFRAMRPGGLVGQGGVVVNVSSVAATIAFPAIAGYSATKSAVDRLTRVGAMEAGKLGYGVRVNCIYPGLVPTDMGMKLASDVVSAGLFESPDAAVLAIVAQTPLGRLGTVSDMADAVVFLCSDASRFITGAGLPVDGGMGM; from the coding sequence ATGTCCCAGTTCGATTTGAAGGGCCGCAAGGCCCTGGTCACCGGCGGTGCCCGGGGCCTGGGCGCCGGCATGGCGCAGGCCCTGGCCGAGGCGGGCGCCGCGGTGATGATCGGCGACGTGCTGGAAGCGCAGGGCCGGGAGACCGCCCGCGCCATCCAAGCCACCGGTGCCCAGGCCGCGTTCATTCATCTGGACGTGAGCGACGAGGCCCACTGGCTGGCCGCCGTGAGCGCCACGCACGCGGCGTTCGGGGGCTTTGACATCCTGGTCAACAACGCTGGCGTCGAGGTCACCGCCCTGGTGAGCGAGATCGACCCCGATGCGCTGCGCCGCATGCTCGACGTGAACATCGTCGGCACCGCGCTCGGCATGAAACACGCGTTTCGCGCCATGCGCCCGGGTGGCCTGGTCGGGCAGGGCGGCGTGGTGGTCAACGTGTCGTCGGTGGCGGCCACCATCGCGTTCCCCGCCATCGCGGGCTATTCGGCCACCAAGTCCGCCGTGGACCGGCTCACTCGGGTGGGCGCCATGGAGGCCGGAAAACTGGGCTATGGGGTGCGCGTGAACTGCATCTACCCCGGCCTCGTGCCCACCGACATGGGCATGAAGCTCGCGAGCGACGTGGTGAGCGCCGGGCTGTTCGAATCGCCCGATGCGGCCGTGCTGGCCATCGTGGCGCAGACCCCGCTGGGCCGCCTGGGCACGGTGAGCGACATGGCCGACGCGGTGGTCTTCCTGTGCTCCGATGCCTCGCGCTTCATCACGGGCGCGGGTCTGCCGGTGGACGGCGGCATGGGCATGTGA
- the infA gene encoding translation initiation factor IF-1: MAKEELIDMMGIVNEVLPDTRFRVTLDNGHQLIAYSAGKMKKNHIRILAGDRVSLELSPYDLTKGRINFRHIEGRGPMVPRKPR, from the coding sequence ATGGCCAAGGAAGAACTGATCGACATGATGGGCATCGTCAACGAGGTGCTGCCCGACACGCGCTTTCGCGTGACGCTGGACAACGGTCACCAGCTGATTGCCTACTCCGCCGGCAAGATGAAGAAGAACCACATCCGCATCCTCGCGGGTGACCGGGTTTCTCTGGAACTCTCGCCCTACGACCTGACCAAGGGCCGGATCAATTTCCGCCACATCGAGGGCCGCGGCCCGATGGTGCCGCGCAAGCCTCGCTGA
- a CDS encoding ABC1 kinase family protein — protein MLIETLGAARDMGRLNTILGVLIRHGFGDSVRRLGLADRLERAGHALKWNHAADLARLEPPVQVRLALEELGPTFVKLGQILAGRADLFGPDWIAEFEKLHSQVPAVPLDDLRPQLREDLGDEPEVVFARFDVEPLAAASIAQVHRAQLHDGTEVVVKIRRPGITDTIEADLRLLARLAVLAEAELPALKPYRPQQLVRELARSLRRELDLASECRSAERIATNLASLPWIVVPRVHWAHTKERVNVQDHVGGVPGNQVALLDSNGYDRNLLARRGAQAVLKMIVQDGFFHADPHPGNVFYLEGNRIAFIDFGMVGRLSQRRREELLNLLLGLVERNPQTVADVLLDWTGDEHGVNLSLLETEIETFVDQYHGTPLAQLNLGQMLADVTTILREHHLGLPTDMALLIKAFITLEGMGRSLDPAFHMTTEALPMLRQVLRARYQPKVVANRAWQTLRRALAVAEQLPHDVSRLLRNARRGRVHVGIELAHLKRVGDQIDRAANRLTMALVIAALIIGSSIVMTVKGGPTLFGLPAFGFIGFASAFVGGLWLVRAIWRSSKGRDVGDD, from the coding sequence ATGCTGATCGAAACCCTGGGCGCCGCCCGCGACATGGGCCGCCTCAACACCATCCTGGGCGTGCTCATCCGCCATGGCTTTGGCGACAGCGTGCGCCGCCTCGGCCTGGCCGACCGGCTGGAGCGCGCCGGCCACGCCCTGAAATGGAACCACGCCGCCGACCTCGCGCGGCTGGAGCCCCCGGTGCAGGTGCGCCTGGCGCTGGAAGAACTCGGCCCCACCTTCGTCAAGCTCGGCCAGATCCTGGCCGGCCGCGCCGACCTGTTCGGCCCGGACTGGATCGCCGAATTCGAAAAGCTGCACAGCCAGGTGCCGGCCGTGCCGCTGGACGATCTGCGCCCCCAGCTGCGCGAAGACCTGGGCGACGAGCCCGAGGTGGTTTTTGCCCGCTTCGACGTGGAGCCGCTGGCCGCCGCGTCGATCGCGCAGGTGCACCGCGCCCAGCTGCACGATGGCACCGAAGTCGTCGTCAAGATCCGCCGCCCCGGCATCACCGACACCATCGAGGCCGACCTGCGCCTGCTCGCGCGCCTGGCCGTGCTGGCCGAGGCCGAGCTGCCCGCGCTCAAACCCTACCGCCCGCAGCAGCTGGTGCGCGAGCTCGCGCGCTCGCTCAGGCGCGAGCTGGACCTGGCCAGCGAGTGCCGCAGCGCCGAACGCATCGCCACCAACCTGGCCAGCCTGCCCTGGATCGTGGTGCCCAGGGTGCACTGGGCCCACACCAAAGAGCGGGTCAACGTGCAGGACCACGTGGGCGGCGTGCCCGGCAACCAGGTCGCCTTGCTCGACAGCAACGGCTACGACCGCAACCTGCTGGCCCGGCGCGGCGCACAGGCCGTGCTCAAGATGATCGTGCAGGACGGCTTCTTCCACGCCGACCCGCACCCCGGCAACGTGTTCTACCTGGAAGGCAACCGCATCGCCTTCATCGACTTCGGCATGGTCGGGCGCCTCTCGCAGCGCCGCCGCGAGGAACTGCTCAACCTGCTGCTCGGCCTGGTCGAGCGCAACCCCCAGACCGTGGCCGACGTGCTGCTCGACTGGACCGGCGACGAACACGGCGTCAACCTCTCGCTGCTCGAAACCGAGATCGAAACCTTCGTCGACCAGTACCACGGCACCCCGCTGGCCCAGCTCAACCTGGGCCAGATGCTGGCCGACGTCACCACCATCCTGCGCGAACACCACCTGGGCCTGCCCACCGACATGGCCCTGCTCATCAAGGCCTTCATCACGCTCGAGGGCATGGGCCGCAGCCTCGACCCGGCCTTTCACATGACCACCGAAGCCCTGCCCATGCTGCGCCAGGTGCTGCGCGCGCGCTACCAGCCCAAGGTGGTGGCCAACCGCGCCTGGCAGACCCTGCGCCGCGCGCTCGCGGTGGCCGAACAGCTGCCGCACGACGTCTCGCGCCTGCTGCGCAACGCGCGCCGCGGCCGGGTGCACGTGGGCATCGAACTCGCGCACCTCAAGCGCGTGGGCGACCAGATCGACCGCGCCGCCAACCGCCTCACCATGGCCCTGGTGATCGCCGCGCTCATCATCGGCTCGTCCATCGTCATGACCGTCAAAGGCGGCCCCACCCTGTTCGGCCTGCCCGCCTTCGGCTTCATCGGCTTCGCCAGCGCCTTCGTGGGCGGCCTGTGGCTGGTGCGCGCGATCTGGCGCAGCAGCAAGGGGCGGGATGTGGGGGATGATTGA
- a CDS encoding GntR family transcriptional regulator, with protein MTPHLPPPPAAPVRAPNLRAQAYENFRQQIVQAHIRPGQFISQRELMQLLAMPLGAVRELIPRLEAEGLLRTVPQRGLQIANVDLKLIKNAFELRLLLEREAAVRFATSASDAELERIEADHRSIVHRARRGPIDEALLAEATQVDWGLHEHMIDAMGNELISEAYRINSLRVRLIKFENSSLAADILLAAMEEHLWFIEALRRRDTAAVAERLTHHIESARRRVLGLPRPALPWSSEPLDPPT; from the coding sequence ATGACCCCGCACCTGCCCCCACCGCCCGCAGCCCCCGTGCGCGCGCCCAACCTGCGGGCCCAGGCCTATGAAAACTTCCGCCAGCAGATCGTGCAGGCGCACATCCGGCCCGGCCAGTTCATCTCGCAGCGCGAGCTGATGCAGCTGCTGGCCATGCCGCTGGGCGCGGTGCGCGAACTGATCCCGCGCCTGGAGGCCGAGGGCCTGCTGCGCACCGTGCCGCAGCGCGGGCTGCAGATCGCCAACGTGGACCTGAAACTGATCAAGAACGCCTTCGAGCTGCGCCTGCTGCTGGAGCGCGAGGCCGCGGTGCGGTTCGCCACCAGCGCGAGCGACGCCGAGCTGGAGCGCATCGAGGCCGATCACCGCTCCATCGTGCACCGCGCGCGCCGCGGCCCGATCGACGAGGCCCTGCTGGCCGAAGCCACCCAGGTGGACTGGGGCCTGCACGAGCACATGATCGACGCGATGGGCAACGAGCTCATCTCCGAGGCCTACCGCATCAACAGCCTGCGGGTGCGCCTGATCAAGTTCGAGAACTCCAGCCTGGCGGCCGACATCCTGCTGGCCGCGATGGAGGAACACCTGTGGTTCATCGAGGCTCTGCGCCGGCGCGACACCGCCGCCGTCGCCGAGCGGCTGACGCACCACATCGAAAGCGCGCGCCGGCGCGTGCTGGGGCTGCCGCGCCCCGCGCTGCCCTGGTCTTCGGAGCCACTGGACCCACCCACATGA
- a CDS encoding dihydrodipicolinate synthase family protein, with the protein MTPAHTHAFRGIWPAMLTPLTESLEIDHDAFATHALALLDAGCGGVTAFGTTGEGPSFSVAERMAAVDALVARGVPAQRLMVSTSCAAVTDTVALTKHAVNLGVHGCLVLPPFFFKGVSDQGVIDAYRWVIDRVADPRLRLYLYHIPQVAGVGLSHGVIRSLLAQYPDTIAGIKDSGCDQAHSVGLAQAFMPPLTVYVGFEPDLPALGRLGSTGAISGLANFAPRLVHRLVTQPDGPDAARDLARVKALLTVFDGFSLMPALKGVMAERGGDARWLRVRPPLVALPAGEQAELRRRLQAFGLDAARD; encoded by the coding sequence ATGACCCCTGCCCACACCCACGCTTTTCGCGGCATCTGGCCCGCGATGCTGACCCCGCTGACCGAGTCGCTGGAGATCGACCACGACGCCTTTGCCACGCACGCCCTGGCGCTGCTGGACGCGGGCTGCGGCGGCGTGACCGCCTTTGGCACCACCGGCGAAGGCCCTTCGTTTTCGGTGGCCGAGCGCATGGCCGCTGTCGACGCGCTGGTGGCGCGCGGCGTGCCGGCGCAGCGGCTGATGGTGTCCACCAGCTGTGCGGCCGTCACCGACACGGTGGCGCTGACCAAGCACGCCGTGAACCTGGGCGTGCACGGCTGCCTGGTGCTGCCGCCGTTCTTCTTCAAGGGCGTGTCGGACCAGGGCGTGATCGACGCCTACCGCTGGGTGATCGACCGCGTGGCCGACCCGCGCCTGCGGCTGTACCTGTACCACATCCCCCAGGTGGCCGGCGTGGGCCTCTCGCACGGCGTCATCCGCAGCCTGCTGGCGCAGTACCCCGACACCATCGCCGGCATCAAGGACAGCGGTTGCGATCAAGCGCATTCGGTGGGTCTGGCCCAGGCCTTCATGCCGCCGCTCACGGTCTACGTGGGCTTCGAGCCCGACCTGCCCGCGCTGGGCCGCCTGGGCAGCACGGGCGCGATCAGCGGCCTGGCCAACTTCGCGCCGCGCCTGGTGCACCGGCTGGTGACGCAGCCCGACGGGCCCGACGCCGCGCGCGACCTGGCGCGGGTCAAGGCCCTGCTCACCGTGTTCGACGGTTTTTCGCTCATGCCCGCGCTCAAGGGCGTGATGGCCGAACGCGGTGGCGACGCGCGCTGGCTGCGGGTGCGCCCGCCGCTGGTGGCCCTGCCGGCCGGCGAACAGGCCGAGCTGCGCCGCCGCCTGCAGGCCTTTGGCCTGGACGCGGCCCGCGACTGA
- a CDS encoding sialic acid TRAP transporter substrate-binding protein SiaP, with protein sequence MTPSPLRRGLLAATASALLLGGAALSAQAQTKVPMRISTPAVADDWHAKMWTVFKESLDKSAPGEFDVQINLNASLFKQGAEPAAMARGNLELATISAFDIAKLVPEFSVFTAGYVIRDPAHQQKVFGGPIGTELFKRVSEKMDVTVLSTIYLGTRQLNLREPRAVKTPADLKGVKLRMPGSKEWLFLGEALGATATPLAFGEVYLGLKTGTIDGQDNPLPTVRAAKFYEVTKQLVLTSHLVDGIFLSLSNKTWNALSPTQQQKVRDAAAAAAAYNNENRLKEEAQIVDFFKQQGLQVVTPDVAAFRSHVQQTYLKSDLAKTWPAGLLDRINATQ encoded by the coding sequence ATGACCCCTTCCCCCCTGCGCCGCGGCCTGCTGGCCGCCACCGCCAGCGCCCTGCTGCTGGGCGGCGCCGCACTGAGCGCACAGGCCCAGACCAAGGTTCCGATGCGCATCTCCACCCCCGCCGTGGCCGACGACTGGCACGCCAAGATGTGGACCGTGTTCAAGGAGTCGCTGGACAAGAGCGCGCCCGGCGAGTTCGACGTGCAGATCAACCTCAACGCCTCGCTCTTCAAGCAGGGCGCCGAGCCGGCCGCCATGGCGCGCGGCAACCTCGAACTGGCCACCATCTCGGCCTTCGACATCGCCAAGCTGGTGCCCGAGTTCTCCGTCTTCACCGCCGGCTACGTGATCCGCGACCCGGCGCACCAGCAGAAGGTGTTCGGCGGCCCCATCGGCACCGAGCTGTTCAAGCGGGTGTCCGAGAAGATGGACGTGACCGTGTTGTCCACCATCTACCTGGGCACGCGCCAGCTCAACCTGCGCGAGCCGCGCGCGGTGAAGACACCGGCCGACCTCAAGGGCGTGAAGCTGCGCATGCCCGGCTCCAAGGAATGGCTGTTCCTGGGTGAGGCCCTGGGCGCCACCGCCACCCCGCTGGCCTTCGGCGAGGTCTACCTGGGCCTGAAGACCGGCACCATCGACGGCCAGGACAACCCGCTGCCCACCGTGCGCGCGGCCAAGTTCTACGAAGTCACCAAACAGCTGGTGCTGACCAGCCACCTGGTGGACGGCATCTTCCTGTCGCTGTCGAACAAGACCTGGAACGCGCTCAGCCCCACCCAGCAGCAGAAGGTCAGGGACGCGGCCGCCGCCGCCGCCGCGTACAACAACGAGAACCGCCTGAAGGAAGAGGCGCAGATCGTGGACTTCTTCAAGCAGCAGGGCCTGCAGGTGGTCACGCCGGATGTGGCCGCCTTCCGCAGCCACGTGCAGCAGACCTACCTGAAGTCCGACCTGGCCAAGACCTGGCCGGCCGGTCTGCTCGACCGCATCAACGCCACGCAGTAA
- a CDS encoding TRAP transporter small permease yields MRRWPQRAADIVGGALFTALFGVFLVQITARFGFNRPLPWTDELAVILYVWVILWASAFMVKAREHVVFDLAYNSVGPRQRRAMRVLGSAMLAVLAAVAIPGSWDYIRFMDREGTPVLGLSFMWVFMPFVLMLAAVVVRYGWLAWQALRGDGDDA; encoded by the coding sequence ATGCGACGCTGGCCGCAACGCGCCGCCGACATCGTCGGTGGCGCGCTCTTCACCGCGCTGTTCGGGGTGTTCCTGGTGCAGATCACGGCGCGCTTCGGCTTCAATCGCCCGCTGCCCTGGACCGACGAACTCGCCGTGATCCTCTACGTGTGGGTGATCCTGTGGGCCAGCGCCTTCATGGTCAAAGCCCGGGAGCACGTGGTGTTCGACCTGGCCTACAACAGCGTGGGGCCGCGCCAGCGCCGCGCCATGCGGGTGCTGGGCAGCGCGATGCTGGCGGTGCTGGCCGCCGTGGCCATTCCGGGCAGTTGGGACTACATCCGCTTCATGGACCGCGAGGGCACACCCGTGCTGGGCCTGTCCTTCATGTGGGTGTTCATGCCCTTTGTGCTGATGCTGGCGGCGGTGGTGGTGCGCTACGGCTGGCTGGCCTGGCAGGCCCTGCGCGGCGATGGAGACGACGCATGA
- a CDS encoding TRAP transporter large permease, giving the protein MTPGLWTLLLVLSLGMVLRAPIGFTMLLSGVAYLATTRQDMGLMAEQVLNGMYNSYVLLAVPLFILAANLMNAGTVSERIFDFCRILVGRMRGGLAQVDILVSVVFSGMSGSAIADAAGPGLVTIKQMLKKPEYSPGFAGAVVVASATIGPIIPPSIPLVIYALVSGTSVGALFLGGLLPGLLMAVVLMIAVHIIATRRHMPRDEPVPLKDWPSVLWRGALPLSLPVVLLGGIYSGAFTPTEAAAVAALHALVLAGLVYRALSWRSLGGVVLESTRSSAVITLIIAGAFMLNYAFTAEGVPQALAQWVAGQSLSQVAFLLMVNVVFLVLGCFLDTAVMLLVFVPMLLPAVKAVGVDLVHFGVLIVVNMMVGLITPPFGMLLFVTNALTQIPIKDMLREGWPFLLMLLGLLLLLTLFPQIVLWLPQSMGYGLP; this is encoded by the coding sequence ATGACCCCGGGGCTCTGGACGCTGCTGCTCGTGCTGTCCCTGGGCATGGTGCTGCGCGCGCCGATCGGTTTCACCATGCTGCTCAGCGGCGTGGCCTACCTGGCCACCACCCGGCAGGACATGGGCCTGATGGCCGAACAGGTGCTCAACGGCATGTACAACAGCTACGTGCTGCTGGCGGTGCCGCTGTTCATCCTGGCGGCCAACCTGATGAACGCCGGCACCGTGAGCGAGCGCATCTTCGACTTCTGCCGCATCCTGGTCGGGCGCATGCGCGGCGGCCTGGCGCAGGTGGACATCCTGGTCAGCGTGGTGTTCTCGGGCATGAGCGGCAGCGCCATCGCCGACGCGGCCGGCCCCGGCCTGGTGACCATCAAGCAGATGCTCAAGAAGCCCGAGTACTCGCCCGGTTTTGCCGGCGCCGTGGTGGTGGCCAGCGCCACCATCGGGCCCATCATTCCGCCCTCGATCCCGCTGGTGATCTACGCGCTGGTTTCGGGCACCTCGGTCGGGGCGCTGTTCCTGGGCGGTCTGCTGCCGGGCCTGCTGATGGCCGTGGTGCTGATGATCGCGGTGCACATCATCGCCACCCGCCGCCACATGCCACGCGACGAACCCGTGCCGCTGAAGGACTGGCCTTCGGTGCTGTGGCGCGGCGCGCTGCCGCTGTCGCTGCCGGTGGTGCTGCTGGGCGGCATCTACAGCGGTGCCTTCACCCCCACCGAAGCCGCGGCCGTGGCGGCCCTGCACGCGCTGGTGCTCGCCGGCCTGGTCTACCGCGCCCTGAGCTGGCGCAGCCTGGGCGGCGTGGTGCTGGAGTCCACCCGCTCCAGCGCCGTCATCACGCTGATCATCGCCGGCGCCTTCATGCTGAACTACGCCTTCACCGCCGAGGGCGTGCCGCAGGCGCTGGCGCAGTGGGTGGCTGGCCAGTCGCTCAGCCAGGTGGCCTTTTTGCTGATGGTCAACGTGGTGTTCCTGGTCCTGGGTTGTTTCCTGGACACCGCCGTCATGCTGCTGGTGTTCGTGCCCATGCTGCTGCCGGCGGTCAAGGCCGTGGGGGTGGACCTGGTGCACTTCGGGGTGCTGATCGTCGTCAACATGATGGTGGGCCTCATCACGCCGCCGTTCGGCATGCTGCTGTTCGTGACCAACGCGCTGACGCAGATCCCCATCAAGGACATGCTGCGCGAAGGCTGGCCCTTCCTGCTCATGCTGCTGGGTCTGTTGCTGCTGCTGACGCTGTTTCCGCAGATCGTGCTGTGGCTGCCGCAATCCATGGGGTACGGACTGCCATGA